One stretch of Desulfomonile tiedjei DNA includes these proteins:
- a CDS encoding ankyrin repeat domain-containing protein — protein sequence MGSLRDLNKRNYKILYPHEQDELFDALAEAVESEDFSAVSHLLPKMDLNDQQGLLLILAIDQNKLRSIEWLVEHGADINILFQDEDSEWDTNSYILFERYTPLARAIHFYNVELVRALIDLGADVNGAIAGDTALQRALHHFRSEDMGEFSDADPRIVTIVEMLVGAGADVQARLFWFPWGTGLSPQTPLEMIQCVVDNLEPCQSRHVAAQILKILKGAEKKA from the coding sequence ATGGGCTCACTGAGAGACCTCAACAAGAGAAACTACAAGATCCTTTATCCTCACGAGCAAGACGAACTATTTGACGCTCTCGCCGAGGCAGTAGAGAGCGAAGACTTTAGCGCAGTGTCCCACCTTCTGCCTAAGATGGACCTGAACGACCAGCAGGGACTTCTTCTTATCCTGGCAATAGATCAGAACAAACTAAGGTCTATCGAATGGCTCGTGGAGCATGGGGCAGATATTAACATTCTCTTCCAAGACGAAGACAGCGAGTGGGACACAAACTCCTATATTTTGTTTGAACGTTACACCCCGCTTGCAAGGGCCATTCACTTCTATAACGTTGAACTTGTCAGGGCACTGATAGACCTTGGGGCTGACGTTAATGGGGCTATAGCAGGGGACACAGCGTTGCAGCGCGCCCTCCACCACTTTAGGTCAGAAGACATGGGTGAGTTTAGCGACGCAGATCCAAGAATAGTGACCATTGTAGAGATGTTGGTGGGGGCCGGTGCCGATGTTCAGGCAAGGCTTTTCTGGTTCCCGTGGGGCACAGGCTTGTCGCCTCAAACTCCCCTTGAGATGATTCAGTGTGTCGTTGACAATCTTGAACCTTGTCAGTCCAGACACGTCGCGGCACAGATACTGAAGATATTGAAAGGTGCCGAGAAAAAGGCTTGA